Proteins encoded by one window of Rhodobacteraceae bacterium IMCC1335:
- a CDS encoding glycine zipper 2TM domain-containing protein, translated as MRKCVIISVLMIGLAGCQTTGGGVSQAPGEPGRKETIGTLSGAVVGGALANQMAEGSDNQQFATFLGAVAGMVIGADIGASLDELDRRMMNNNYQTALETSPTNTAVAWKNPDSGNSGSVKPTRTFYRADTVCREYTQEIIVGGRKQQGYGQACRSADGDWQIVK; from the coding sequence ATGAGAAAATGCGTGATAATATCGGTTCTTATGATCGGTTTGGCGGGCTGCCAAACTACCGGCGGCGGCGTTTCTCAAGCGCCTGGCGAGCCCGGCCGTAAAGAAACAATTGGCACGCTGAGCGGTGCGGTTGTGGGGGGTGCCTTAGCCAATCAGATGGCTGAGGGGTCTGATAATCAGCAATTTGCGACATTTCTGGGCGCCGTGGCAGGTATGGTAATTGGAGCAGATATTGGGGCCTCACTGGATGAGCTGGATCGCCGGATGATGAACAATAATTATCAAACCGCGCTTGAAACCTCGCCCACGAATACAGCCGTTGCGTGGAAGAACCCCGATAGCGGCAATAGTGGCAGCGTAAAGCCAACGCGCACGTTTTATCGCGCTGACACGGTGTGCCGTGAATATACGCAAGAAATCATCGTTGGTGGGCGTAAACAGCAAGGCTATGGCCAAGCCTGTCGCAGCGCGGATGGAGACTGGCAAATCGTCAAATAG
- a CDS encoding D-glycerate dehydrogenase: MPSDKLRVAVTRRLPEAVETRMKELFDVQLRDQDIPMERAELGALMKTIDVLVPTVTDDIDAALLAQAGPDLKLIANFGAGVDHIDVKTANQRGILVSNTSGVVTEDTADMAMALMLGVTRRIPEGLSMMQSGQWSGWSPTGFLGGRLGGRRLGILGMGRIGQAVAQRARAFGVQIHYHNRKRLHSETEGQFEATYWESLDQMVARMDILSINCPHTPSTFHLMNARRLKLMKPSAVIINTSRGEVIDENALTRMLAAGELAGAGLDVYEHGTDVNADLRRLANVVLLPHMGSATIEGRMEMGEKVIINIKTFADGHRPPDQVFPAML; encoded by the coding sequence ATGCCATCAGACAAACTTCGCGTAGCAGTAACGCGCCGTCTTCCTGAAGCGGTCGAAACCCGTATGAAAGAGCTGTTTGATGTTCAATTGCGCGATCAAGATATTCCGATGGAGCGGGCTGAGCTGGGTGCTTTGATGAAGACAATCGATGTTTTGGTGCCAACCGTCACCGATGATATTGATGCGGCTTTATTGGCGCAAGCTGGCCCAGATCTAAAGTTGATCGCTAATTTTGGGGCGGGTGTTGATCATATTGATGTGAAAACTGCCAATCAACGTGGCATTCTGGTTTCGAACACCTCTGGCGTGGTGACTGAGGATACGGCGGATATGGCGATGGCGCTGATGCTAGGCGTGACGCGCCGGATTCCTGAAGGTTTGAGCATGATGCAATCGGGCCAATGGTCGGGTTGGTCGCCAACCGGGTTTTTGGGGGGGCGCCTGGGAGGCCGCCGCCTGGGTATCCTTGGGATGGGGCGCATTGGCCAAGCGGTTGCGCAACGCGCGCGCGCCTTTGGCGTTCAAATTCATTATCACAATCGCAAACGTCTGCATTCAGAAACTGAAGGCCAGTTTGAGGCCACCTATTGGGAAAGCCTGGATCAAATGGTGGCGAGAATGGATATTCTATCGATCAATTGCCCCCATACGCCGTCAACTTTTCATTTGATGAACGCGCGGCGCTTGAAGCTTATGAAACCCAGCGCGGTGATCATAAATACATCCCGGGGCGAGGTGATTGATGAAAATGCCTTAACGCGGATGCTGGCAGCCGGCGAGCTGGCAGGTGCAGGATTGGATGTGTACGAGCATGGCACCGATGTCAATGCTGATTTGCGCCGTTTGGCAAACGTGGTTTTATTGCCCCATATGGGATCTGCCACGATCGAGGGGCGCATGGAAATGGGCGAAAAGGTCATCATCAATATCAAGACCTTTGCCGATGGTCATAGACCGCCTGATCAGGTTTTCCCGGCGATGCTTTAG
- the iolG gene encoding inositol 2-dehydrogenase: protein MLNIAVLGCGRIGRMHADNIARHADAELAMVYDVHVPSASAVAEQHGVPAASSPQEIFSSGQVDAVLIATTTETHADFIEMAVAAGKPVLCEKPIDLSLARVNACAERISGSDVLIQLGFNRRFDPGHRAARQGLLNGDIGDLHQVIITSRDPEMPPRSYYESAGGLLRDMTIHDFDLARFILGETPTEVMAMGGRLIDPALMEELDDLDSAMIVMRTADGKQCQINNSRTAVYGYDQRLELLGSTGMLISDNRKPYELRRYSAQESETSQPYLHFFLERYHEAFMAEIAAFVEAVKNHKPAEVGFEDGRQALLLAEAAYLSISEKRLVQVEEVFERLAQ, encoded by the coding sequence ATGCTCAACATAGCGGTTTTGGGATGTGGACGGATAGGGCGCATGCATGCGGATAATATCGCGCGCCACGCAGATGCTGAATTGGCTATGGTTTATGATGTCCACGTGCCAAGCGCCTCTGCCGTGGCCGAACAGCATGGTGTGCCGGCGGCCTCTAGCCCACAAGAGATATTTTCCTCGGGTCAAGTAGATGCTGTTTTAATCGCCACCACAACTGAAACCCATGCGGATTTTATTGAAATGGCGGTGGCTGCGGGTAAGCCGGTGCTGTGCGAAAAGCCCATTGATCTCAGCCTCGCACGCGTCAATGCTTGCGCAGAAAGAATTTCGGGCAGCGATGTGTTGATCCAACTGGGCTTTAACCGCCGTTTCGATCCAGGCCATCGCGCCGCGCGCCAAGGGCTATTGAACGGAGATATTGGTGATTTGCATCAAGTGATTATAACCTCGCGCGACCCAGAAATGCCGCCCAGATCCTATTATGAAAGTGCCGGCGGATTGCTGCGCGATATGACCATCCACGATTTTGATTTGGCCCGCTTTATTCTGGGCGAAACCCCCACAGAGGTTATGGCGATGGGTGGGCGTTTGATCGATCCTGCGTTGATGGAGGAGCTAGACGATCTTGACAGCGCGATGATCGTCATGCGGACCGCGGATGGCAAACAATGCCAGATTAATAATTCGCGAACGGCGGTTTATGGCTATGACCAGCGATTGGAATTGCTAGGTTCAACGGGCATGTTGATCAGCGATAATCGCAAGCCGTATGAGTTGCGCCGCTACTCGGCGCAGGAAAGCGAAACAAGCCAGCCCTATTTGCATTTCTTTTTAGAGCGCTATCACGAAGCCTTTATGGCAGAGATCGCCGCTTTTGTTGAGGCCGTGAAAAATCATAAACCCGCAGAGGTTGGCTTTGAAGATGGGCGTCAGGCCCTTCTTCTTGCTGAAGCTGCGTATCTTTCTATCTCTGAAAAACGGCTGGTGCAGGTCGAAGAGGTTTTCGAGCGTTTGGCGCAATAA
- a CDS encoding acetyl-CoA C-acyltransferase, translating into MTNVVIASAARTAVGSFNGSLATTPAHDLGKTVLEALVTRAGIEKAEVSETILGQVLSAGQGQNPARQAHINAGLPIESAAWGINQVCGSGLRAVALAAQHIQLGDAQIVAAGGQENMSLSPHVAHLRAGHKMGDVSYIDSMIRDGLWDAFNGYHMGQTAENVAEKWQISREMQDRFAVNSQNKAEAAQNTGKFVDEIVPVVIKTRKGEIVVDRDEYIRHGATMDAMQKLRPAFAKEGSVTAANASGLNDGAAGALLMSADKAEKRGITPLARIASYATVGLDPSIMGVGPVYASRKALEKAGWSVGDLDLVEANEAFAAQACAVNKDMGWDPDIVNVNGGAIAIGHPIGASGARILNTLLFEMQRRNARRGLATLCIGGGMGVAMCLERP; encoded by the coding sequence ATGACCAATGTCGTAATCGCCTCTGCAGCCCGTACAGCGGTTGGCAGCTTTAACGGATCCCTCGCCACGACGCCCGCCCATGATCTTGGCAAAACAGTACTTGAAGCCTTGGTCACGCGGGCCGGCATCGAGAAAGCGGAGGTCTCTGAAACAATTCTCGGACAAGTGTTAAGCGCGGGCCAAGGGCAAAACCCAGCCCGTCAGGCGCATATAAATGCGGGCTTGCCAATTGAAAGCGCGGCTTGGGGCATCAACCAAGTCTGTGGATCGGGCTTGCGCGCCGTTGCCTTGGCAGCTCAACATATCCAACTGGGAGATGCGCAGATTGTCGCCGCGGGTGGACAAGAAAATATGTCGCTCTCTCCGCATGTCGCGCATTTGCGCGCCGGTCACAAAATGGGCGATGTCAGCTATATTGACAGCATGATCCGCGATGGTCTCTGGGATGCTTTCAATGGCTATCATATGGGCCAAACCGCGGAAAACGTGGCGGAAAAATGGCAAATTAGCCGCGAGATGCAAGACCGCTTTGCCGTGAATTCTCAGAATAAGGCAGAAGCAGCCCAGAATACGGGTAAATTTGTTGATGAAATCGTACCGGTTGTGATCAAAACACGCAAAGGCGAAATCGTCGTGGATAGGGATGAATATATCCGCCATGGGGCAACAATGGACGCGATGCAAAAGCTGCGCCCAGCTTTTGCAAAAGAGGGCAGCGTAACAGCCGCGAACGCATCAGGTTTGAATGACGGCGCAGCGGGTGCCTTGCTGATGAGCGCCGATAAGGCCGAAAAACGCGGGATCACGCCTTTGGCGCGGATCGCCTCTTATGCAACGGTCGGGCTTGACCCTTCGATCATGGGCGTTGGGCCGGTTTATGCCAGCCGCAAAGCGCTTGAAAAAGCCGGATGGTCTGTGGGCGATTTAGATTTGGTTGAAGCCAACGAAGCGTTCGCCGCGCAGGCCTGCGCCGTCAACAAAGATATGGGCTGGGATCCTGATATCGTCAACGTCAATGGTGGCGCCATTGCCATCGGGCACCCTATTGGTGCCTCCGGCGCGCGGATTTTGAATACATTGCTTTTCGAAATGCAGCGTCGTAATGCGAGAAGAGGTTTGGCAACTTTATGCATTGGCGGCGGCATGGGTGTGGCCATGTGCCTAGAACGCCCCTGA
- a CDS encoding aspartyl-trna synthetase has protein sequence MLRILAPFVLSFLLAGSLWAQERGPVTNLPMPRYVSLKASKAHARRGPSLSHRIDWVFTRKNMPLEIYAEYENWRRVRDIDGAGGWVHYSMLSGVRSAIVTTDMQPLLSRPDRSSALRARIEHNVIVNIDECTLDWCRARSGQFKGWLPKNALWGVYPNELRD, from the coding sequence ATGCTGCGCATTCTAGCACCATTCGTTCTGAGCTTTTTATTGGCCGGCAGCCTCTGGGCACAAGAGCGCGGCCCAGTGACCAATCTGCCCATGCCGCGCTACGTGTCTTTGAAAGCCAGCAAAGCCCATGCCCGCCGCGGGCCTTCCTTATCACACCGGATTGATTGGGTGTTTACACGCAAAAACATGCCTTTGGAAATTTATGCCGAATATGAGAACTGGCGTCGGGTGCGTGATATCGACGGCGCCGGCGGCTGGGTGCATTATTCGATGCTCTCCGGGGTCCGCAGTGCGATTGTAACGACCGACATGCAGCCGTTGCTTTCACGCCCCGATCGCAGCAGTGCGTTGCGCGCACGGATTGAACATAATGTCATCGTCAACATCGATGAATGCACCTTGGATTGGTGCCGCGCAAGATCCGGTCAATTTAAAGGCTGGCTGCCAAAAAACGCGCTTTGGGGCGTCTACCCTAACGAATTGCGCGATTAA
- the phbB gene encoding acetoacetyl-CoA reductase, with product MSRVALVTGGTRGIGAAISIAMKTAGYQVAATYAGNDAAAAAFAAEHGIKTFKWSVADYDACVAGIAEVEAALGPVDVLVNNAGITRDAPFHRMTRAQWSEVIDTNLSGVFNMTHPLWPGMRERKFGRVITISSINGQKGQFAQANYAASKAGDLGMTKTLAQEGARYGITANAICPGYIDTDMVKDLSEKVIDGIVAQIPAGRLGQAEEIARCVVFLAADGSGFINGATLNANGAQYLA from the coding sequence ATGTCAAGAGTCGCGCTGGTTACAGGCGGAACCCGCGGAATAGGGGCCGCTATTTCGATCGCAATGAAAACTGCCGGCTATCAGGTCGCGGCAACTTATGCCGGAAATGACGCCGCAGCGGCGGCCTTCGCGGCAGAGCATGGCATAAAAACATTCAAATGGAGCGTTGCCGATTATGATGCTTGCGTCGCCGGCATTGCCGAGGTTGAGGCCGCGCTGGGGCCTGTCGACGTGCTGGTCAACAATGCCGGCATCACGCGCGATGCACCTTTCCATAGAATGACGCGCGCGCAGTGGAGCGAGGTCATTGATACCAACCTCTCTGGCGTCTTTAACATGACGCATCCGCTTTGGCCTGGCATGCGCGAGCGCAAATTTGGCAGAGTGATCACAATCAGCTCGATCAATGGTCAAAAAGGCCAATTTGCTCAAGCCAATTATGCGGCCTCTAAAGCCGGTGACTTGGGGATGACCAAAACCCTTGCCCAAGAAGGCGCGCGATATGGGATCACGGCAAATGCCATCTGCCCGGGATATATCGACACAGATATGGTTAAAGATCTGTCTGAAAAAGTAATCGACGGCATCGTGGCGCAAATTCCAGCGGGGCGCCTTGGTCAAGCAGAGGAAATCGCCCGATGCGTGGTGTTTTTGGCCGCTGATGGCTCTGGCTTCATCAATGGCGCAACTTTAAATGCCAATGGCGCGCAATATTTGGCGTAA